From Streptomyces zhihengii, the proteins below share one genomic window:
- a CDS encoding ABC transporter ATP-binding protein codes for MTSIEIRDLTKEYGSRRALDGVTFTVRPGRVTGFLGPNGAGKSTTMRLVLGLDRPTSGAATIGGRPYAALDEPVRHVGALLDAGAAHGARTARDHLRSLAAAGRIPRGRVDEVLEITGIASVAGRRIRTFSLGMRQRLGIAAALLGDPRVLLLDEPSNGLDPQGIIWIRELMRDLAREGRAVLVSSHLMGETAAFADHLVVLGRGRLLADTGMREFVDGWTTPRVRLRTTEGDRLRAVLAGAGFTPVAQEDGRWSVDGARVEDVGPLAAREGIPLLELAADEPSLEEAYLALTAEETEYTTVRPAAAVQEA; via the coding sequence ATGACCAGCATCGAGATCAGAGACCTCACCAAGGAGTACGGCAGCCGGCGTGCGCTGGACGGGGTGACGTTCACCGTGCGGCCGGGCCGGGTCACCGGCTTCCTCGGGCCGAACGGCGCCGGGAAGTCGACCACCATGCGTCTGGTGCTCGGCCTGGACCGCCCGACCTCGGGCGCGGCCACCATCGGCGGGCGGCCCTACGCCGCCCTCGACGAGCCCGTGCGGCACGTCGGCGCGCTCCTCGACGCCGGGGCCGCCCACGGTGCGCGGACCGCCCGCGACCATCTGCGGTCGCTCGCCGCGGCGGGCCGGATCCCGCGCGGCCGGGTGGACGAGGTGCTGGAGATCACCGGGATCGCGTCCGTGGCGGGACGGCGGATCCGCACGTTCTCGCTGGGCATGCGCCAGCGGCTGGGGATCGCGGCGGCCCTGCTCGGGGACCCGCGGGTGCTCCTGCTGGACGAGCCGTCGAACGGCCTCGACCCCCAGGGCATCATCTGGATCCGCGAGCTGATGCGGGACCTGGCCCGGGAGGGCAGAGCCGTCCTGGTGTCGAGCCATCTGATGGGCGAGACGGCGGCCTTCGCGGACCATCTCGTCGTGCTGGGCCGGGGGCGGCTGCTCGCCGACACCGGGATGCGGGAGTTCGTCGACGGCTGGACGACCCCCCGGGTGCGCCTGCGCACGACGGAGGGGGACCGGCTGCGGGCCGTGCTCGCCGGTGCCGGGTTCACGCCCGTCGCCCAGGAGGACGGCCGCTGGAGCGTCGACGGCGCCCGGGTGGAGGACGTCGGGCCGCTCGCCGCGCGCGAGGGCATCCCGCTCCTCGAACTGGCCGCCGATGAGCCCTCGTTGGAGGAGGCGTATCTCGCCCTCACCGCCGAGGAGACCGAATACACGACCGTCCGGCCCGCCGCGGCCGTCCAGGAGGCATGA
- a CDS encoding ABC transporter permease subunit → MTLAPVVPVLHSEWIKIRSVRGQCVALAAIVVSTVAFSVLMCATLGPEDTAEAGFDPVRASFFGLNFGQIAAICFGATAVAGEYRGGAVRVSLTAVPRRGLFYAGKLAVVGLLALAAGLLTGAVCFFAGQAALGDHGVGIGEPGALRAVVGCGLYLALITLFAAGLSALLRSAPAVMGILIPFLLMLSFVLGDVSESKGWIDFLPDRAGQQILLQDPSGPLGPWTGIGVLALWVGAVAWAGFHRLSRRDA, encoded by the coding sequence ATGACCCTCGCACCCGTGGTGCCCGTGCTCCACTCCGAGTGGATCAAGATCCGTTCCGTGCGGGGCCAGTGCGTCGCGCTCGCCGCGATCGTCGTGTCGACGGTCGCCTTCTCGGTCCTGATGTGCGCCACCCTCGGGCCCGAGGACACGGCCGAGGCCGGGTTCGACCCGGTGCGCGCCTCGTTCTTCGGCCTCAACTTCGGCCAGATCGCCGCGATCTGCTTCGGCGCGACCGCCGTGGCGGGCGAGTACCGGGGCGGGGCGGTCCGCGTCTCGCTCACGGCCGTCCCCCGCCGGGGCCTCTTCTACGCGGGCAAGCTCGCCGTCGTCGGTCTGCTGGCACTGGCCGCCGGGCTGCTGACCGGCGCGGTCTGCTTCTTCGCCGGGCAGGCGGCCCTCGGCGACCACGGTGTCGGCATCGGCGAGCCCGGCGCGCTGCGGGCCGTCGTGGGCTGCGGTCTCTACCTGGCGCTGATCACCCTGTTCGCCGCCGGGCTCTCGGCCCTGCTGCGCAGCGCGCCCGCCGTGATGGGCATCCTCATCCCCTTCCTTCTGATGCTGTCGTTCGTCCTCGGCGACGTCTCGGAGAGCAAGGGCTGGATCGACTTCCTGCCCGACCGGGCCGGCCAGCAGATCCTCCTCCAGGACCCGTCCGGACCTCTGGGTCCGTGGACCGGCATCGGCGTCCTGGCGCTCTGGGTGGGCGCGGTGGCGTGGGCGGGCTTCCACCGCCTCTCCCGCCGCGACGCCTGA
- a CDS encoding nuclear transport factor 2 family protein yields MDITEMGRELRALTDRAGIEDLVGRYARSLDERGFDETWAAAFHTEDVAVEWPVGTLHGRGAVLELVRKAMAPFGPTVHLATGTVVEVDGDRASTRGALLSTHVLADGTGELFVSAGHLDNELVRTADGWRIARQSLRIAWTRGTPPAPATQAGAGTAAGAG; encoded by the coding sequence ATGGACATCACGGAGATGGGGCGCGAGCTGCGTGCCCTCACGGACCGGGCCGGGATCGAGGACCTCGTGGGGCGGTACGCGCGGTCGCTGGACGAGCGGGGGTTCGACGAGACGTGGGCGGCGGCGTTCCACACGGAGGACGTCGCCGTCGAGTGGCCCGTGGGCACCCTGCACGGCCGCGGCGCCGTGCTGGAGCTGGTGCGGAAGGCGATGGCCCCCTTCGGGCCCACGGTGCACCTGGCCACGGGGACCGTCGTGGAGGTCGACGGGGACCGGGCGAGCACGCGGGGCGCGCTGCTGAGCACCCATGTCCTCGCGGACGGCACCGGCGAGCTGTTCGTCTCGGCGGGGCACCTGGACAACGAGCTGGTCAGGACGGCGGACGGGTGGCGCATCGCCCGCCAGTCGCTGCGCATCGCGTGGACCCGCGGGACGCCGCCGGCACCCGCGACGCAAGCGGGGGCGGGAACGGCGGCGGGAGCGGGCTGA
- a CDS encoding TerD family protein: protein MREMSKGSNIGLTELSADTDAVVVSLRWTSASGDGDADVSVLLLDADGKVRSDADFFFYNNPAARDGSVQLLGKNPTDGGSEDRISIDLSAVPSGVERIVIAASQYGEAVFGSLDDLRVTVSDRAGEALLGFTITDAGVESAILFGELYRRGGEWKFRAIGQGYESGLAGLATDFGIVVDEETDEPAPEQLAEPAGPSPEVPGQRTASAPTADATAPAPAPAEQAGETAAPPADAVTPRRARGPRTAKKKVTLPKTAKPTLAENDAWRPSRLFPATSLKSDKEREVRATSLLLSVMAEVPEFGRRLTAGFGAPAGRMQTFVEVALPHGDAPKRPDGVIRVERAGKLWTALVETKTNGNPLRSEQVQSYMDIAARRGYEAVITLSNDVALDGHPLVEVKTDGRRKHKVALWHLSWAEVTHQAQMLIRHEGVGNSTHAWLLQELLHYLQHENSGCHGFQNMGPAWVPVRNGVETETLCQGDERALDVVISWEQLVRQVCLRLGGELGQKALPVQRTRRGVAPHERRESLADQLCEEGRLTSELRIEGTPGVLAIAADLRTGKLRTSIEIEAPQGSYPLPTVKRLIRALAEAPADLHVETLVADGKGPRGTLERLRPEPGDLLPKDGSPITGFRLSLFKGMGLARGNAESGFIRSVDAAVDRFHASVVTSVTALDRRSAPRPRKESVPTG, encoded by the coding sequence ATGCGAGAGATGTCCAAGGGGTCGAACATCGGCCTGACGGAGCTCAGCGCCGATACCGACGCGGTCGTGGTCAGTCTCCGCTGGACCAGCGCCTCGGGCGACGGAGACGCGGATGTCTCCGTCCTGCTCCTGGACGCCGACGGCAAGGTCCGCAGCGACGCCGACTTCTTCTTCTACAACAACCCGGCGGCCCGCGACGGAAGCGTGCAGCTGCTCGGCAAGAACCCGACGGACGGCGGCAGCGAGGACCGCATCAGCATCGACCTGTCCGCCGTGCCCTCCGGCGTCGAGCGGATCGTGATCGCCGCGAGTCAGTACGGCGAGGCCGTCTTCGGAAGTCTCGACGACCTTCGGGTCACGGTCTCGGACAGGGCCGGGGAGGCGTTGCTCGGCTTCACGATCACCGACGCGGGAGTCGAGAGCGCGATCCTCTTCGGCGAGCTGTACCGCCGAGGCGGGGAGTGGAAGTTCCGCGCGATCGGGCAGGGCTACGAGTCGGGCCTGGCGGGACTCGCCACGGATTTCGGCATCGTGGTGGACGAAGAGACCGATGAGCCCGCTCCCGAACAGCTCGCGGAGCCGGCCGGACCGTCGCCGGAGGTCCCCGGACAACGGACGGCCTCCGCCCCGACCGCCGACGCCACCGCACCCGCACCCGCACCCGCCGAACAAGCCGGTGAGACCGCCGCTCCGCCCGCGGATGCCGTAACGCCGCGGCGCGCTCGCGGACCGAGGACGGCGAAGAAGAAGGTGACCCTGCCGAAGACGGCCAAGCCGACGCTCGCGGAGAACGACGCATGGCGGCCTTCGCGGCTGTTCCCCGCGACCTCCCTCAAGAGCGACAAGGAGCGCGAGGTCCGGGCCACTTCGCTGCTGCTCTCGGTCATGGCCGAGGTGCCCGAGTTCGGTCGTCGCCTCACCGCCGGCTTCGGGGCTCCGGCCGGTCGCATGCAGACGTTCGTCGAGGTGGCTCTGCCCCACGGCGACGCACCGAAGCGGCCGGACGGCGTGATCCGCGTGGAACGGGCGGGCAAGCTCTGGACGGCGCTGGTCGAGACGAAGACGAACGGGAACCCGCTCAGGTCGGAGCAGGTACAGAGCTACATGGACATCGCCGCGCGGCGCGGATACGAAGCGGTCATCACCCTCTCCAACGACGTGGCACTCGACGGCCATCCGCTGGTAGAGGTGAAGACGGACGGCCGCCGGAAGCACAAGGTGGCCCTCTGGCACCTGTCGTGGGCCGAGGTCACCCACCAGGCCCAGATGCTCATCCGCCATGAAGGAGTGGGCAACTCGACGCACGCCTGGCTGCTGCAGGAGCTGCTCCACTACCTCCAGCACGAGAACTCGGGGTGCCACGGCTTCCAGAACATGGGTCCCGCCTGGGTCCCCGTGCGCAACGGCGTGGAGACGGAGACCCTCTGCCAGGGTGACGAGCGCGCCCTCGACGTGGTCATCAGCTGGGAGCAGCTGGTCCGCCAGGTCTGTCTGCGCCTGGGTGGCGAGCTGGGCCAGAAGGCCCTGCCCGTGCAGCGCACCAGGCGCGGGGTGGCGCCGCACGAGCGCAGGGAGTCCCTGGCGGACCAACTGTGCGAGGAGGGGCGGCTGACGTCGGAACTGCGTATCGAAGGCACACCGGGGGTCCTGGCCATCGCCGCCGATCTCCGCACCGGAAAGCTGCGCACCTCGATCGAGATCGAGGCCCCACAGGGCAGCTATCCGCTGCCGACCGTCAAACGCCTGATCCGTGCGCTCGCCGAGGCTCCGGCCGACCTCCACGTCGAGACCCTCGTCGCGGACGGCAAGGGACCGCGTGGAACGCTGGAACGGCTCCGCCCCGAACCGGGGGACCTTCTGCCCAAGGACGGCTCGCCCATCACCGGGTTCCGTCTCTCCCTGTTCAAGGGCATGGGCCTGGCGCGGGGCAACGCCGAGTCGGGTTTCATCCGCAGCGTCGACGCGGCCGTGGACCGCTTCCACGCCTCGGTGGTGACCAGCGTGACCGCCCTCGACAGGCGCTCCGCGCCCCGCCCCCGCAAGGAGTCCGTACCCACGGGGTGA
- a CDS encoding NUDIX domain-containing protein encodes MRTPPRAARVALVGPQGSVFLLRYDNEEVGVRWAMPGGGPARGESPARGALRELQGRRAGPGWRSAGCCAPLGYVANAAGTGG; translated from the coding sequence ATGCGTACTCCCCCCAGGGCGGCCCGCGTCGCCCTCGTCGGCCCCCAGGGCTCCGTCTTCCTCCTCCGCTACGACAACGAGGAGGTGGGGGTGCGCTGGGCCATGCCGGGCGGCGGACCCGCCCGGGGCGAGAGCCCGGCCCGGGGCGCCCTGCGCGAGCTGCAGGGAAGACGGGCTGGACCGGGCTGGAGATCGGCCGGCTGCTGCGCACCTCTCGGATACGTGGCGAACGCCGCGGGGACCGGCGGGTGA
- a CDS encoding ABC transporter ATP-binding protein has protein sequence MAAAEQGWARRLSGYAWRYRRNVVLALGSSLGGMAVMALVPLITKVVIDDVIGDETRSLATWTGLLIAAAVVVYVLAFIRRYYGGRLALDVQHDLRTEMYATITRLDGRRQDELSTGQVVGRATSDLQLIQSLLFMLPMTIGNFLLFAISLAVMAWLSLPLTLIALAVAPALWVIAKRSRVKLHPATWYAQSQAAAVAGVVDGAVSGVRVVKGFGQEDQEAGKLREVGRRLFAGRLRTIRLNAKYTPALQAVPALGQVAMLALGGWLATRGEITLGTFVAFSTYLAQLVGPVRMLAMVLTVGQQARAGVERVLELIDTEPSMREGTKELPPHVPVGVEFDDVAFGYADGRPVLDGFSLEIAPGETVALVGASGSGKSTVSLLLPRFYDVGRGAVLVGGHDVRELTYDSLRSAIGLVPEDSFLFSDTVRANLAYGKPDATQEEIERAAHAAQADRFIDELPDGYDTKVGEHGLTLSGGQRQRLALARAILTDPRLLLLDDATSAVDARVEHEIHEALRQVMEGRTTLLIAHRRSTLGLADRIAVLDNGRLADIGTHEELERRSALYRRLLTDPDELGGVSPGHVPAEAAPEPDEDRTVRAELDAEFDAERGITPHLWARDEHADETREESGATPELLAQVEALPPATDTPDIDEAAAERPEPADARAGEGGRLRAVLRGFGRPLLISLLLVAVDAGMGLLLPVLIRHGIDEGVEQLALGAVWAASLLALASVLVQWAAQIGETRMTGRTGERVLYSLRLKIFAQLQRLGLDYYERELTGRIMTRMTTDVDALSTFLQTGLVTAFVSVVTFFGIMVALLVIDVELALVVFATLPPLIVGTYFFRRKSVKAYELARERIGVVNADLQESVSGLRIVQAFGREAAGVAHYTARSESYRAARVRGQWLISVYFPFVQLLSSVAAAAVLIVGGARIEAATLTTGALVAYLLYIDLFFAPVQQLSQVFDGYQQAAVSLGRVQELLREPTSTAAAERPREVRALRGDIAFENVSFAYGADGDEEALTGVDLRIPAGQTVAFVGETGAGKSTLVKLVARFYDPTSGRVTVTLAEPGDADADGAVAAEGPGEPHDLRELDLTAYRHRLGVVPQEAYLFSGTVRDAIAYGRPGASDAEVEAAARAVGAHEMIATLDGGYLHEVSERGRNLSAGQRQLIALARAELVDPDVLLLDEATAALDLATEAQVNQATDRLTGRRTTLVVAHRLTTAARADRVVVMDHGRVAEDGTHDELLARDGHYAALWRTFAGIGEDEPAAV, from the coding sequence GTGGCGGCGGCGGAGCAAGGCTGGGCACGGAGACTGTCGGGGTACGCCTGGCGCTACCGGCGCAATGTGGTGCTGGCGCTCGGGTCGTCGCTCGGCGGCATGGCCGTCATGGCACTCGTCCCCCTGATCACCAAGGTCGTCATCGACGACGTGATCGGCGACGAGACCCGCTCGCTCGCGACCTGGACCGGGCTGCTGATCGCCGCGGCGGTCGTCGTCTACGTCCTCGCGTTCATCCGCCGCTACTACGGCGGACGGCTCGCGCTCGACGTGCAGCACGACCTGCGCACGGAGATGTACGCCACGATCACCCGGCTCGACGGGCGGCGCCAGGACGAGCTCTCCACCGGGCAGGTCGTCGGCCGCGCCACCAGCGACCTCCAGCTCATCCAGAGCCTGCTCTTCATGCTGCCGATGACCATCGGCAACTTCCTGCTCTTCGCGATCTCCCTCGCGGTCATGGCCTGGCTGTCCCTCCCGCTGACGCTGATCGCGCTCGCCGTCGCACCCGCCCTGTGGGTCATCGCCAAGCGCAGCCGCGTCAAGCTCCACCCCGCCACCTGGTACGCGCAGAGCCAGGCCGCGGCCGTCGCCGGGGTCGTGGACGGCGCGGTCAGCGGCGTGCGCGTGGTCAAGGGCTTCGGGCAGGAGGACCAGGAGGCCGGAAAGCTGCGCGAGGTCGGCCGGCGGCTGTTCGCCGGGCGGCTGCGCACGATCCGGCTGAACGCCAAGTACACCCCCGCTCTCCAGGCCGTCCCCGCGCTGGGACAGGTCGCGATGCTCGCGCTCGGCGGCTGGCTGGCCACCCGGGGCGAGATCACGCTCGGCACCTTCGTCGCCTTCTCCACGTACCTCGCCCAGCTCGTCGGGCCCGTGCGGATGCTCGCCATGGTGCTCACCGTGGGGCAGCAGGCGCGCGCCGGCGTCGAGCGGGTGCTGGAGCTGATCGACACCGAGCCTTCGATGCGGGAGGGCACCAAGGAGCTGCCCCCGCACGTCCCGGTCGGCGTCGAGTTCGACGACGTCGCCTTCGGCTACGCCGACGGCCGGCCCGTCCTGGACGGCTTCTCGCTGGAGATCGCCCCCGGGGAGACCGTCGCCCTGGTCGGCGCCTCCGGCAGCGGCAAGTCGACCGTGTCGCTGCTGCTGCCGCGCTTCTACGACGTCGGCCGCGGCGCCGTCCTCGTCGGCGGCCACGACGTGCGCGAGCTGACCTACGACTCGCTCCGCTCCGCCATCGGCCTGGTGCCCGAGGACAGCTTCCTCTTCTCCGACACCGTCCGCGCCAACCTCGCCTACGGGAAGCCCGACGCCACCCAGGAGGAGATCGAGCGGGCCGCGCACGCCGCGCAGGCGGACCGGTTCATCGACGAGCTGCCCGACGGCTACGACACCAAGGTCGGCGAGCACGGACTCACCCTCTCCGGCGGCCAGCGCCAGCGGCTCGCCCTCGCCCGAGCGATCCTCACCGACCCCCGGCTGCTCCTGCTGGACGACGCCACCTCCGCCGTCGACGCCCGCGTGGAGCACGAGATCCACGAGGCCCTGCGCCAGGTCATGGAGGGGCGCACCACCCTGCTCATCGCCCATCGGCGTTCCACCCTCGGCCTCGCCGACCGGATCGCCGTCCTCGACAACGGCCGCCTCGCGGACATCGGCACCCACGAGGAGCTGGAGCGCCGCTCCGCCCTCTACCGCAGGCTGCTCACCGACCCCGACGAGCTCGGCGGCGTCTCCCCGGGCCACGTCCCGGCCGAGGCGGCGCCCGAGCCGGACGAGGACCGCACGGTGCGGGCCGAGCTGGACGCCGAGTTCGACGCCGAACGCGGCATCACCCCCCACCTGTGGGCCCGCGACGAGCACGCGGACGAGACCCGCGAGGAGTCCGGCGCCACCCCGGAACTGCTGGCCCAGGTCGAGGCGCTGCCCCCGGCCACCGACACCCCCGACATCGACGAGGCCGCCGCCGAGCGCCCCGAGCCGGCCGACGCCCGCGCCGGCGAGGGCGGCCGGCTGCGCGCCGTGCTGCGCGGCTTCGGGCGGCCCCTGCTGATCAGCCTGCTGCTCGTCGCGGTCGACGCGGGCATGGGCCTGCTGCTGCCGGTGCTGATCCGGCACGGCATCGACGAAGGCGTGGAGCAGCTCGCGCTGGGCGCCGTGTGGGCGGCGTCCCTGCTGGCCCTGGCCTCGGTCCTGGTCCAGTGGGCCGCGCAGATCGGCGAGACCCGGATGACCGGGCGCACCGGCGAGCGGGTGCTGTACTCGCTGCGCCTGAAGATCTTCGCCCAGCTCCAGCGCCTCGGGCTCGACTACTACGAGCGCGAGCTCACCGGCCGGATCATGACCCGGATGACCACGGACGTCGACGCCCTGTCCACGTTCCTCCAGACCGGTCTGGTGACCGCGTTCGTCTCGGTCGTCACCTTCTTCGGCATCATGGTCGCCCTGCTGGTGATCGACGTGGAGCTGGCCCTGGTGGTCTTCGCGACGCTGCCGCCGCTGATCGTCGGCACGTACTTCTTCCGCAGGAAGAGCGTGAAGGCGTACGAGCTGGCGCGTGAGCGGATCGGCGTCGTCAACGCCGACCTCCAGGAGTCGGTGTCCGGGCTGCGGATCGTGCAGGCCTTCGGCCGCGAGGCGGCGGGCGTCGCGCACTACACGGCCCGCAGCGAGAGCTACCGCGCGGCGCGGGTGCGCGGCCAGTGGCTGATCTCCGTCTACTTCCCGTTCGTCCAGCTCCTGTCGTCGGTGGCGGCGGCGGCCGTGCTCATCGTCGGCGGGGCCCGGATCGAGGCCGCCACCCTCACCACGGGCGCGCTGGTCGCCTACCTCCTCTACATCGACCTGTTCTTCGCACCGGTGCAGCAGCTCTCCCAGGTCTTCGACGGCTACCAGCAGGCCGCCGTCTCCCTCGGCCGGGTGCAGGAGCTGCTGCGGGAGCCGACGTCGACGGCCGCCGCCGAGCGGCCGCGCGAGGTCCGCGCGCTGCGCGGGGACATCGCCTTCGAGAACGTGTCGTTCGCGTACGGCGCCGACGGCGACGAGGAGGCCCTGACCGGGGTCGACCTGCGCATCCCGGCCGGTCAGACGGTCGCCTTCGTCGGCGAGACCGGCGCGGGCAAGTCGACGCTGGTCAAGCTGGTGGCGCGGTTCTACGACCCGACCTCGGGGCGGGTCACCGTCACCCTGGCGGAGCCGGGCGACGCCGACGCCGACGGAGCGGTGGCCGCCGAGGGGCCCGGCGAGCCGCACGACCTGCGCGAGCTCGACCTGACCGCCTACCGGCATCGCCTCGGGGTGGTCCCGCAGGAGGCGTACCTCTTCTCCGGCACGGTCCGCGACGCCATCGCCTACGGCCGGCCCGGCGCGAGCGACGCCGAGGTCGAGGCCGCCGCCCGGGCCGTGGGCGCCCACGAGATGATCGCCACGCTGGACGGCGGCTACCTCCACGAGGTGTCCGAGCGCGGACGCAACCTCTCCGCCGGACAGCGCCAGCTCATCGCCCTCGCCCGCGCCGAGCTGGTCGACCCGGACGTGCTGCTCCTCGACGAGGCGACTGCCGCGCTCGATCTCGCGACGGAGGCGCAGGTCAACCAGGCCACGGACCGGCTGACCGGCCGCCGCACCACCCTGGTCGTCGCCCACCGCCTCACCACCGCGGCCCGGGCCGACCGTGTGGTCGTGATGGACCACGGCCGGGTCGCCGAGGACGGCACCCACGACGAGCTGCTCGCCCGGGACGGCCACTACGCGGCGCTGTGGCGGACCTTCGCCGGGATAGGGGAGGACGAGCCGGCCGCCGTGTGA
- a CDS encoding S28 family serine protease: MRKALRWLLSLVVLIGTISAAGMTAGAATAAEPAAGTDIKDRILAIPGMKLIEEKPYPGYRFFVLTYDQPVDHRQPRKGTFAQRITLLHKDTTRPTVFFTSGYNVSTTPRRSEPTAIVDGNQLSMEYRFFTPSRPQPADWSKLDIWQAASDQHRLFTALKPVYDRKWLSTGGSKGGMTATYYERHYPRDMDGVVAYVAPNDVVNNEDRAYDRFLANVGTAECRDRLHAVQREALVRRAPMEKIYETYAADGGYTFTTVGSLDRAYEAVVLDYAWAFWQYSLLADCESVPAAAGASDQELFDHIDAVAGFSAYADQGLSAYTPYYYQAGTELGSPDIAQPHLKGLSRYGYQPPRNFVPRDIPMRFKPWVMKDVDTWVRHNATRMMFVYGENDPWGAEPFRVGKGARDSYVYTAPGANHGANVAGLVPDEKAKATAAILRWAGVAPAAVQEDPAKARPLAEADARLDKRDMERTLRP, translated from the coding sequence ATGCGCAAGGCGCTCAGATGGCTGCTGTCGCTCGTGGTGCTCATAGGCACGATCAGCGCTGCCGGGATGACGGCGGGTGCGGCCACCGCCGCAGAGCCGGCCGCCGGCACGGACATCAAGGACCGGATCCTCGCGATTCCGGGCATGAAGCTCATCGAGGAGAAGCCGTATCCGGGCTACCGGTTCTTCGTCCTCACCTACGACCAGCCGGTCGACCACCGGCAACCGCGCAAGGGCACCTTCGCGCAGCGGATCACCCTGCTGCACAAGGACACGACCCGCCCCACCGTCTTCTTCACCTCCGGCTACAACGTGTCCACCACGCCGCGCCGCAGTGAGCCGACGGCCATCGTCGACGGCAACCAGCTCTCGATGGAGTACCGGTTCTTCACTCCGTCGCGGCCCCAGCCCGCCGACTGGTCGAAGCTGGACATCTGGCAGGCCGCCAGCGACCAGCACCGCCTGTTCACGGCCCTGAAGCCGGTCTACGACCGCAAGTGGCTGTCCACCGGCGGCTCGAAGGGCGGCATGACCGCCACGTACTACGAGCGCCACTACCCCCGGGACATGGACGGTGTCGTCGCGTACGTCGCGCCGAACGACGTCGTCAACAACGAGGACCGGGCGTACGACCGCTTCCTGGCGAACGTCGGCACCGCGGAGTGCCGCGACAGGCTGCACGCCGTGCAGCGCGAGGCCCTGGTCCGCCGGGCGCCGATGGAGAAGATCTACGAGACGTACGCCGCCGACGGCGGCTACACCTTCACCACGGTCGGCAGCCTGGACCGCGCCTACGAGGCCGTCGTCCTCGACTACGCGTGGGCGTTCTGGCAGTACAGCCTGCTCGCCGACTGCGAGTCCGTGCCCGCCGCGGCCGGCGCGAGCGACCAGGAGCTGTTCGACCACATCGACGCGGTCGCCGGCTTCTCCGCCTACGCCGACCAGGGGCTGTCCGCCTACACGCCGTACTACTACCAGGCCGGCACCGAGCTGGGCTCCCCGGACATCGCGCAGCCCCACCTGAAGGGCCTGAGCCGCTACGGCTACCAGCCGCCGCGGAACTTCGTGCCGCGGGACATCCCGATGCGCTTCAAGCCGTGGGTGATGAAGGACGTCGACACCTGGGTGCGGCACAACGCCACGCGCATGATGTTCGTCTACGGCGAGAACGACCCGTGGGGCGCGGAGCCGTTCCGCGTCGGCAAGGGCGCCCGCGACTCCTACGTCTACACGGCCCCCGGCGCCAACCACGGCGCCAACGTGGCCGGTCTCGTCCCGGACGAGAAGGCGAAGGCGACCGCGGCGATCCTGCGCTGGGCGGGCGTCGCCCCGGCCGCCGTGCAGGAGGACCCGGCGAAGGCGCGGCCGCTGGCCGAGGCCGACGCCAGGCTCGACAAGCGGGACATGGAGCGGACGCTGCGTCCGTGA